DNA sequence from the Deltaproteobacteria bacterium genome:
CAAGATCCTCGACGAGGGGCAAGCGGGCGACAACGTGGGGTGTCTGCTGCGCGGGACCAAGCGCGAGGAGATCGAGCGCGGGCAGGTGTTGGCGAAGCCGGGGAGTATCACGCCGCACACCAAGTTCGAGGCCGAGGCGTACGTGTTGACGAAGGAAGAGGGCGGGCGGCACACACCGTTTTTCAACGGGTATCGGCCGCAGTTCTACTTTCGGACCACGGACGTGACGGGAGTGGCGACGCTGCCGGCGGGGACCGAGATGGTGATGCCGGGGGACAACGTGAAGCTGGCGATTGAACTGATCATGCCGATTGCGATGGACGAAGGGCTGCGCTTCGCCATCCGCGAAGGCGGCCGCACCGTCGGTGCTGGCGTCGTCACCAAGATCCTGGCATAAGGAAGGACGGCCATGCGGGACCTCATCAGTTTTCAATGCGACGGGTGCAAGCGGCGCAACTACACAGGTACGAAGAACAAGAAAAAAACGACCGAGAAGCTGGCGCTGCGCAAGTTCTGCCCCGCGTGTCGGTCACACACCCTTCACAAGGAGAGCAAGGTCTGACGTGAGGACGGACGACGCACGGGGTGGTGCTTCACCGCGCTGCCCCGCGGCGGTGTCGTGTCGGGTCAGTAGCTCTAATTGGTAGAGCACCGGACTCCAAATCCGGGGGTTGCAGGTTCGAGCCCTGCCTGACCCGCTCGTCGAGAATGAAAAGCCATGGCGCTGCAAGAGCAGATTGAAAAGGCCCGTGAAGCCGTTCCCCGCTCCATCAACTTCCTTCAGGAAGTGGGCGTGGAGCTGCGCAAGGTTCATTGGCCATCACGTAAGGAGACGACGGCTGCGACCGGGGTGGTCATCGCCATCACGGTGGCCATTGCGCTCTACTTGGGATTTGTCGACTTCGTGGTCTCCCAAGTAGTCCACTTCGTCTTGGGCAGGTGAACCAGTCTATGGCGAAGCAGTGGTACGTTGTGCACACCTATTCCGGCTACGAGCAGAAGGCCAAGGCCGCGCTCGAAGAGCGGGTCCGCTCGATGAACAAGCAGGACTTTTTCGGCGAGGTTTTGGTGCCGGCGGAGAAAGTGGTCGAGCTGGTTAAGGGTCGTAAGAAAACTTCGTCGCGGAAGTTTTTTCCGGGCTACATGCTGGTCAACATGGATCTCAACGACGAGACCTGGCACATCGTCAAAGGCACGCCGAAGGTGACTGGCTTCGTGGGCGGGGCGA
Encoded proteins:
- the rpmG gene encoding 50S ribosomal protein L33, with translation MRDLISFQCDGCKRRNYTGTKNKKKTTEKLALRKFCPACRSHTLHKESKV
- the nusG gene encoding transcription termination/antitermination protein NusG, encoding MAKQWYVVHTYSGYEQKAKAALEERVRSMNKQDFFGEVLVPAEKVVELVKGRKKTSSRKFFPGYMLVNMDLNDETWHIVKGTPKVTGFVGGATEPAAISESEVREITQQMAEGALRAKPKVLFESGESVKVIDGPFQDFNGVVEEVKPDKGKLRVLISIFGRATPVELDFVQVEKA
- the tuf gene encoding elongation factor Tu (EF-Tu; promotes GTP-dependent binding of aminoacyl-tRNA to the A-site of ribosomes during protein biosynthesis; when the tRNA anticodon matches the mRNA codon, GTP hydrolysis results; the inactive EF-Tu-GDP leaves the ribosome and release of GDP is promoted by elongation factor Ts; many prokaryotes have two copies of the gene encoding EF-Tu) codes for the protein KILDEGQAGDNVGCLLRGTKREEIERGQVLAKPGSITPHTKFEAEAYVLTKEEGGRHTPFFNGYRPQFYFRTTDVTGVATLPAGTEMVMPGDNVKLAIELIMPIAMDEGLRFAIREGGRTVGAGVVTKILA
- the secE gene encoding preprotein translocase subunit SecE, producing MALQEQIEKAREAVPRSINFLQEVGVELRKVHWPSRKETTAATGVVIAITVAIALYLGFVDFVVSQVVHFVLGR